One region of Alcanivorax sediminis genomic DNA includes:
- the xerD gene encoding site-specific tyrosine recombinase XerD encodes MTTTTDEHSRLIDAWLDQQWLEKGLSEHSLSNYRRDVTQLACWLQTNGEGLLRCQRFELLEFLADRHQLGISARSVARQLSAIKGFYRWLKREGRITEDPSLLIERPKTGRPLPKTLTEADVEALLRAPDLDTPLGMRDRAMLEVLYATGLRVTELVTLTQSQINPRQGLVRVVGKGDKERLVPLGEEALHWLVRYLREARPLLLGNDQELLFPSQRGTCMTRQTFWHRLKQMATVAGVQKSLSPHTLRHAFATHLLNHGADLRVVQLLLGHSDLSTTQIYTHVAQQRLQDLYQKHHPRSGT; translated from the coding sequence ATGACAACGACAACCGATGAACACTCGCGGCTCATTGATGCCTGGCTGGATCAGCAATGGCTGGAAAAGGGGCTGAGCGAGCACAGCCTGAGCAATTACCGCCGTGATGTGACTCAGCTCGCCTGCTGGCTGCAAACAAACGGCGAGGGGTTGCTGCGGTGTCAGCGGTTCGAGTTGCTGGAGTTTCTGGCTGATCGACACCAGTTGGGTATTAGCGCACGTTCAGTGGCTCGCCAGCTGTCGGCGATCAAAGGGTTCTACCGTTGGCTGAAACGGGAAGGGCGTATTACTGAGGATCCGTCATTATTGATCGAGCGCCCCAAAACCGGGCGCCCTCTCCCCAAGACACTGACAGAAGCGGATGTAGAGGCTCTGCTCAGGGCGCCGGACCTGGATACCCCGCTGGGGATGCGTGATCGAGCCATGCTCGAGGTGCTTTATGCCACCGGGTTACGGGTCACCGAGCTGGTGACATTGACCCAGAGTCAGATTAATCCGCGGCAAGGTCTTGTGCGTGTCGTCGGCAAGGGTGACAAGGAGCGCCTGGTGCCGCTGGGGGAGGAAGCATTGCACTGGCTGGTGCGCTACTTGCGAGAGGCCAGACCGTTGCTGCTGGGTAATGATCAGGAGTTACTGTTTCCCAGTCAGCGCGGCACCTGCATGACCCGCCAGACCTTCTGGCACCGGCTCAAGCAGATGGCGACTGTGGCAGGGGTGCAAAAAAGTCTCTCTCCTCATACACTGCGCCATGCGTTCGCCACCCATTTGCTGAACCATGGCGCGGACTTGCGTGTGGTACAGCTATTGCTGGGACATAGCGATCTTTCCACCACGCAGATTTATACCCATGTAGCCCAGCAGCGGTTACAGGATCTATACCAGAAACATCATCCGCGTTCGGGAACCTGA